A stretch of the Marivirga tractuosa DSM 4126 genome encodes the following:
- a CDS encoding HupE/UreJ family protein, whose amino-acid sequence MSTFKAYFLEGLDHILDINGYDHILFVLALAAIYLMRDWRKVLILITAFTIGHSITLALSTLNYVVIKPELIEFLIPVTIFITAFANLFKKERDLKSTGSMQLNYIFALLFGLIHGLGFSNYLKAILGKNSSIVMELLAFNIGLEVGQIIIVLVFLVLSFIFIDLFGLKRRDWVLIVSSAIAGIAVTIMMETKFW is encoded by the coding sequence ATGTCAACTTTTAAAGCCTACTTTCTTGAAGGACTTGATCACATACTGGACATTAACGGATACGATCACATTTTATTCGTCTTGGCACTAGCTGCCATTTATTTAATGCGCGACTGGAGAAAGGTTCTGATTTTAATAACAGCCTTTACAATTGGTCATTCCATAACCCTAGCACTCTCCACGCTAAATTATGTAGTGATTAAACCAGAGTTAATTGAGTTTTTAATTCCTGTCACCATTTTCATAACTGCATTTGCTAATCTGTTCAAAAAGGAAAGAGATTTGAAAAGCACCGGAAGTATGCAATTAAATTATATTTTCGCATTACTTTTTGGTTTGATTCATGGCTTAGGTTTCAGTAATTATCTAAAAGCAATCCTAGGCAAAAACAGTTCTATAGTCATGGAATTATTGGCTTTCAATATAGGCTTGGAAGTAGGCCAAATCATTATAGTACTGGTCTTCTTGGTTTTATCTTTTATCTTTATAGATCTTTTTGGTTTAAAAAGAAGAGATTGGGTGCTAATTGTCTCAAGTGCCATTGCAGGAATCGCTGTGACAATTATGATGGAAACAAAATTTTGGTAA
- a CDS encoding DUF6702 family protein, translated as MLYSNFIIGFFLMLSGMLHPFYVSITDLVYKEDTKSVQIMHKVFVDDFEQTLNKHYNVNLDILAMESTAEIDDMLKDYYSKRFAVEIDGKEQEITYIGSELEENVLWIYQEIYKVRKPEKFRITNTVLFDEFDTQSNLVHTDLGGKIKTLRLTEGDGTQEVEFEVY; from the coding sequence ATGTTATACAGTAATTTTATTATCGGCTTTTTCCTGATGCTTAGTGGAATGCTACATCCCTTTTATGTTTCCATTACTGATTTGGTTTATAAAGAAGATACAAAGTCAGTTCAAATCATGCACAAAGTGTTTGTGGATGATTTTGAGCAAACCTTGAATAAGCATTACAATGTCAATCTTGATATTTTGGCAATGGAAAGCACTGCAGAGATTGATGACATGTTAAAGGATTATTATTCCAAAAGATTTGCAGTTGAGATAGATGGAAAAGAACAGGAGATCACCTACATCGGAAGCGAATTGGAGGAAAATGTACTATGGATATATCAGGAGATTTATAAAGTAAGGAAGCCTGAAAAATTCAGAATCACCAATACGGTTTTATTTGATGAGTTTGATACCCAATCTAATCTTGTCCACACCGATTTAGGCGGTAAAATCAAAACCTTAAGATTGACAGAAGGTGACGGAACTCAGGAAGTGGAGTTTGAGGTTTATTAA
- a CDS encoding PD40 domain-containing protein, with product MNWRIIKYTTFFFSIIFLMVSGSLFSQNAEEVYGKSRIQYRFFEWKYYSTPHFDVYYYYGGQKLAKQVAENIEEEFLRITDIMGYAPFDKTKIFIFNSNLDLNQSNVGLNEAQFSISGQTNFLKTHIELAFEGSYNEFNEELIYKISKLYVKDMLFGGGIVSEVFQSNSLFTVPDWFVDGVAAYIAYGWSAEMDDFIRSFLIRNQADNIDKLDGKEAQLAGQSIWNFISEKYGRINISNTLNLTRIIRNEKKSITNTLGMDYRVFLNEYRYFYINNFSDIETEQPSNKNQLSKPWRKDLVYKSKLSPNGEFLAYSTNNKGKYKVKIRDIESGSEKTVLRGGQKKLKDNFYVDAPVFDWGDSTTLGIVNYERGINILYLYDPYTNKFQKRDLRRFDQVNHMDIYPNGKTAVLSANVNAQSDLYLISTGRPNIRRLTNDVFDNLYPSFIPSTKRIVFASNRKSDSLSTEFKYEDVTDNYNLFELDIDQPSQLKQLTNYFGQITHITIPDSSTAFYLSDKSGIFNLYRLDLNKNTSKQITAFGSGIKQYDILPEFNYFTYVMDFNGEEKFYLEKNFNSNEGKFLPSTLRKQVQLSRNINSPSNKEENKSPEIEISSRPINVSDSIEMEANEKINADIKDTGKLNADDFEFQKQMFEARPEESSLMKNLNKLRSKAGTMGPFDYEPTFTTDNVTASWLIDPLVGLSIYSRYQMNDLRENNKFNGGFNFSLRDFKSGLVFGEYHYLERLVDYSVRFEREVYAKNLNNRETEQIYSLNTLSFGGSFPLSNTSNISFKPHFAFKQFSETSTFVLNQRGSLKKDPLQNEFLFGGKIEYVFDNSEPIGLNMRQGLRGKVAIENYTSGFGEGESFSKLYLDFRNYQKVFREITFASRLYAGAFFGKNSPYFMLGGVDNWVFQKINEPGPNEELAPEENPLALTTAENPIFNSNILFHEFVTGLRGFQLNEFSGKNVILLSNELRLPIFRVLSNNTMTSDFAKNFQFIGFYDIGTAWLGGSPWDQDNSINRQNIEKDNFKAVIRNYKNPWLSSLGLGIRTTVLGYYIRLDYAYPIEDYIVQDPKLSLSIGYDF from the coding sequence ATGAATTGGAGAATTATTAAATACACCACATTTTTTTTCAGCATCATTTTTTTGATGGTGTCTGGCTCATTATTTTCTCAAAATGCAGAAGAAGTTTATGGTAAAAGCAGAATACAATACCGCTTCTTTGAATGGAAGTATTACAGCACCCCTCATTTTGATGTTTATTACTACTATGGAGGCCAAAAGCTTGCTAAGCAAGTGGCCGAAAACATTGAAGAAGAATTCCTTAGAATTACTGACATAATGGGCTATGCTCCTTTTGACAAGACAAAAATATTTATCTTCAATAGTAATTTAGATCTCAATCAAAGTAATGTTGGATTGAATGAGGCTCAATTTAGTATTAGCGGGCAAACCAATTTTTTAAAGACCCATATAGAACTCGCTTTTGAAGGATCCTACAATGAATTCAATGAAGAATTGATATACAAAATATCAAAGCTTTATGTGAAAGACATGCTTTTTGGGGGCGGAATAGTCTCTGAAGTGTTTCAATCAAACTCATTATTTACAGTTCCTGATTGGTTTGTGGATGGAGTAGCCGCCTATATTGCTTATGGGTGGAGTGCAGAAATGGACGACTTTATACGTTCATTTTTAATAAGAAACCAAGCAGACAATATTGATAAACTAGATGGAAAGGAGGCGCAATTAGCCGGACAGTCCATTTGGAATTTTATTTCAGAAAAATACGGAAGGATCAATATTTCTAACACCTTAAACCTCACTAGGATTATTAGAAATGAGAAAAAAAGTATTACAAATACATTAGGCATGGATTACCGAGTGTTCTTAAATGAATACAGGTATTTCTACATTAACAATTTCTCAGATATAGAAACGGAACAACCCTCAAATAAAAACCAACTCTCAAAACCTTGGAGGAAAGACCTAGTCTATAAATCCAAATTAAGTCCAAATGGTGAATTTTTAGCTTACTCAACAAATAATAAAGGCAAGTACAAAGTTAAGATTAGAGATATAGAAAGTGGTAGCGAAAAGACGGTTCTCAGAGGTGGTCAAAAAAAATTAAAGGACAATTTTTATGTTGATGCACCTGTATTTGACTGGGGTGATAGCACCACACTCGGAATTGTCAATTATGAGAGAGGTATTAACATATTATATCTATACGACCCGTATACAAACAAATTTCAAAAGAGAGATTTAAGAAGATTTGATCAGGTAAACCATATGGATATTTATCCAAACGGGAAAACAGCGGTTTTAAGTGCAAATGTCAACGCTCAATCAGATCTTTACTTAATCAGTACCGGAAGACCTAATATCAGAAGATTAACTAATGATGTATTTGATAATCTATACCCTTCTTTTATACCTTCTACCAAAAGAATAGTATTTGCCTCTAATAGAAAAAGTGATTCCCTTTCAACTGAATTCAAGTACGAGGATGTTACTGATAACTACAATCTATTTGAGTTAGACATTGATCAACCCTCTCAACTGAAACAATTAACCAACTACTTTGGGCAAATTACCCACATCACAATTCCTGACTCTTCTACTGCATTTTATTTGAGTGATAAATCAGGGATTTTCAATTTATATAGACTGGATCTCAATAAAAACACATCCAAACAGATAACAGCATTTGGATCAGGGATAAAACAATATGACATCTTACCTGAATTCAATTACTTTACCTATGTTATGGATTTTAATGGTGAAGAGAAGTTTTACTTGGAAAAGAATTTCAATTCAAATGAAGGTAAATTTCTACCCTCAACATTAAGAAAACAAGTCCAACTAAGTAGAAATATTAACAGTCCATCGAATAAGGAAGAAAATAAGAGCCCTGAAATTGAAATATCCAGTAGACCAATCAACGTTTCTGACTCAATAGAAATGGAGGCCAATGAAAAAATTAATGCTGACATTAAGGATACTGGCAAGCTAAACGCAGATGACTTTGAATTTCAAAAACAGATGTTTGAGGCAAGACCAGAAGAAAGTTCATTGATGAAAAATCTTAACAAATTAAGAAGCAAGGCCGGTACTATGGGGCCTTTTGATTATGAGCCGACATTTACAACCGATAATGTAACAGCCTCATGGTTAATAGACCCACTTGTTGGTCTATCTATTTATTCAAGATATCAAATGAATGATTTAAGGGAAAACAATAAATTCAATGGTGGATTTAATTTCTCTTTACGAGATTTTAAAAGTGGATTGGTTTTCGGTGAGTATCACTATCTTGAAAGATTAGTAGATTATAGCGTTCGTTTTGAAAGAGAAGTATATGCTAAAAATTTAAACAATAGAGAGACCGAACAAATTTACTCTTTAAATACATTGAGTTTTGGAGGATCATTCCCACTTTCCAACACTTCTAACATAAGTTTTAAGCCCCATTTTGCATTCAAACAATTTTCTGAAACCAGCACATTTGTACTAAACCAAAGAGGTAGCTTAAAAAAAGACCCGCTTCAAAACGAATTTCTGTTTGGCGGAAAAATTGAATACGTTTTTGATAACTCTGAGCCCATTGGATTAAATATGAGACAAGGGTTAAGAGGGAAAGTAGCCATTGAGAATTATACCAGCGGTTTTGGAGAAGGAGAATCTTTTAGCAAGCTCTATTTAGACTTTAGAAATTATCAAAAAGTATTTAGGGAAATCACTTTTGCAAGTCGACTCTATGCTGGAGCTTTTTTCGGTAAAAATTCTCCATACTTCATGCTAGGAGGAGTAGACAACTGGGTTTTCCAGAAAATAAATGAACCTGGCCCTAATGAGGAGTTAGCCCCTGAAGAAAACCCTCTAGCACTTACTACTGCGGAAAATCCTATATTTAACTCCAACATATTGTTTCATGAATTTGTAACGGGTTTAAGAGGATTTCAATTAAATGAATTTAGTGGTAAAAACGTTATACTATTAAGTAATGAGCTTAGACTCCCCATTTTCAGAGTGTTAAGCAATAATACAATGACATCTGATTTTGCTAAAAACTTCCAATTTATTGGTTTTTATGATATCGGTACTGCTTGGCTGGGTGGAAGTCCATGGGATCAGGACAACAGCATCAATCGCCAAAATATTGAAAAAGATAATTTTAAGGCTGTCATTAGAAATTATAAAAACCCATGGTTATCTTCGCTTGGCTTAGGTATACGTACTACAGTTTTGGGCTATTATATAAGACTTGATTACGCTTATCCGATTGAAGATTACATAGTTCAGGATCCAAAATTAAGTTTAAGCATCGGCTACGACTTCTAA
- a CDS encoding M1 family metallopeptidase, giving the protein MKRIFTAFMAFFTIAATAQEYKNQGKFEQLDYMLRSPNVYRTASGAPGHMYWQQKADYKIDVTLDEGKNQIIGSETITYTNNSPDQLTYLWVQLDQNMRAKNSMTYDVSETSVPDRASEGQIDRMMGYPDYDGGHKIQKLVDADGNDMQYTINNTMMRIDLDEPLKAGEEISFSIDWYYNINDRARMGGRGGFDHFEEDDNTVYTITQWFPRMAVYNDFEGWQNKQFIGSGEFALPFGDYEVNITVPEDHIVASTGELQNADAVLTADQLERWEKSKTADDPVLIVTKKEAEKAEKSKAKGTKTWTYHAENVRDFAFGSSRKFIWDAMGVDIEGKTVMAMSYYPKEAWGLWDKYSTRVVAHTLEVYSRMTIPYPYPVAISVEAANGMEYPMICFNYGRPAPDGTYSARTKYGMIGVIIHEVGHNFFPMIVNSDERQWTWMDEGLNSFVQFVAEQEWEPNYPSRRGPAGNIVSYMKGDKDNIRPIMTNSENIIQFGNNAYGKPATALNILRETVMGRDLFDKAFKTFSERWAFKHPTPTDFFRTMEDASAVDLDWFWRGWFYSVDHVDIAIKDVEWYKLDSKNPDVENKIKKERAEEESYHVTPDKNKEEGIKTVVEKHPELKDFYNSYDPFEVDSDDRKAYKSFRASLSPKEEELLDGGYNFYEVKYENKGGLVMPIIVEVTYKDGSKETLKYPAEIWRKRENTATKVIISQKEIVQFQVDPKRETADVDEENNYWPPRSIPNKFELYQRRNSTPRGQSPADNEMSRNK; this is encoded by the coding sequence ATGAAAAGAATATTTACCGCCTTTATGGCATTTTTTACTATTGCAGCAACTGCTCAAGAGTATAAAAACCAGGGCAAATTTGAGCAATTGGATTACATGTTGAGGTCACCGAATGTTTACAGGACAGCTTCAGGTGCCCCAGGACACATGTATTGGCAACAAAAAGCCGATTACAAAATTGATGTAACCTTGGATGAAGGAAAGAATCAGATCATAGGTTCTGAAACCATCACTTACACCAACAATTCACCAGATCAATTGACTTATTTATGGGTACAGCTGGATCAGAATATGCGTGCAAAAAACAGTATGACCTATGATGTGTCTGAAACAAGTGTTCCAGACAGAGCAAGCGAAGGACAAATTGACCGCATGATGGGATACCCTGATTATGATGGTGGACACAAAATTCAAAAATTAGTGGATGCGGATGGAAATGATATGCAATACACCATCAACAACACCATGATGAGAATTGATTTGGATGAGCCTTTAAAAGCAGGTGAAGAAATTTCGTTCTCTATTGATTGGTATTATAACATTAACGACAGAGCTAGAATGGGCGGTCGTGGTGGATTTGACCATTTTGAAGAGGATGATAACACAGTTTACACTATCACACAATGGTTCCCTAGAATGGCGGTTTACAATGATTTCGAAGGATGGCAAAACAAGCAATTCATCGGAAGTGGTGAGTTTGCATTGCCTTTCGGAGATTATGAGGTGAATATCACCGTTCCAGAAGATCATATAGTAGCTTCAACTGGTGAATTACAGAATGCTGATGCAGTATTAACTGCTGATCAATTAGAAAGATGGGAGAAATCTAAAACAGCGGATGATCCTGTTTTGATCGTCACTAAAAAAGAAGCTGAAAAAGCAGAGAAAAGTAAAGCTAAAGGCACTAAAACCTGGACGTATCATGCAGAAAACGTTCGTGACTTTGCATTTGGTTCTTCTCGTAAATTTATTTGGGATGCAATGGGCGTTGACATTGAAGGCAAAACCGTAATGGCCATGTCTTATTACCCTAAAGAAGCTTGGGGATTATGGGATAAATATTCTACTAGAGTAGTTGCTCACACATTGGAAGTTTATTCTAGAATGACTATTCCTTATCCATATCCGGTAGCTATTTCAGTTGAAGCGGCAAATGGAATGGAATATCCGATGATTTGCTTCAACTACGGAAGACCGGCTCCAGATGGCACTTATTCAGCCAGAACTAAATACGGAATGATTGGCGTAATCATTCATGAAGTGGGGCACAACTTCTTCCCGATGATTGTAAACTCCGATGAGCGTCAATGGACTTGGATGGACGAAGGATTGAACAGCTTTGTACAGTTTGTTGCAGAACAGGAATGGGAACCTAATTATCCAAGTAGAAGAGGTCCAGCCGGAAATATTGTCTCTTACATGAAAGGAGACAAAGATAATATCCGTCCGATAATGACTAATTCAGAAAATATTATTCAGTTTGGAAATAATGCTTACGGGAAACCTGCGACAGCACTCAATATTTTAAGAGAAACTGTAATGGGCAGAGACCTTTTTGATAAAGCATTCAAAACTTTCTCTGAAAGATGGGCATTCAAACACCCTACACCAACTGACTTTTTCCGCACTATGGAAGATGCATCAGCAGTTGATTTAGATTGGTTCTGGAGAGGTTGGTTCTATTCAGTTGATCATGTGGATATTGCAATTAAAGATGTGGAATGGTACAAATTGGATTCTAAAAATCCTGATGTAGAAAACAAAATCAAAAAGGAAAGAGCAGAAGAAGAAAGCTATCATGTCACTCCCGATAAAAATAAGGAAGAAGGCATTAAAACAGTAGTAGAAAAGCATCCTGAATTGAAAGATTTCTACAACAGTTATGACCCTTTTGAAGTGGATAGCGATGATAGAAAAGCTTATAAATCATTCAGAGCTTCATTGTCTCCAAAAGAAGAGGAATTACTAGATGGAGGATATAATTTCTATGAAGTAAAATATGAAAACAAAGGTGGATTAGTAATGCCAATCATTGTGGAAGTTACCTATAAAGACGGAAGCAAAGAAACCTTAAAATATCCTGCTGAAATCTGGAGAAAGCGAGAAAACACCGCTACCAAGGTGATTATTTCTCAAAAGGAAATCGTTCAATTTCAGGTGGATCCTAAAAGAGAAACGGCTGATGTAGATGAAGAAAACAACTACTGGCCGCCAAGAAGCATTCCTAACAAATTTGAATTATATCAAAGAAGGAATTCTACGCCAAGAGGTCAATCGCCAGCTGACAATGAAATGAGCAGAAATAAATAA
- a CDS encoding YicC/YloC family endoribonuclease — MIKSMTGFGIAEAQNDSITIEVEIKTLNSKFLDLSLKLPKILNAKEIEVRNLITKMLIRGKASVSINISKKNKQLALPNIDQELFAAYLEKLSELEELNGRKFHDIMKMSLDAPEIINYENDQLSEEDQLLIIDTLKGALEKCNEFREAEGKTVSDILAGYINTISEKLEKAKDIEPKRMEKIRTRLQNNIKELTLSVDYDQERLEQELIYYSEKLDVNEEIERLSIHLKYFLETLKSNAESHGKKLGFISQEIGREINTLGSKANDSDLQEQVIQMKEELEKIKEQSLNVL, encoded by the coding sequence ATGATTAAATCAATGACTGGCTTTGGCATTGCTGAAGCACAAAACGATAGCATTACTATTGAGGTAGAAATTAAAACGCTTAATTCTAAATTTTTAGACTTATCCTTAAAACTTCCTAAAATTTTAAATGCCAAAGAAATTGAGGTCAGAAATTTAATTACAAAAATGCTAATCCGCGGAAAAGCATCAGTATCTATTAATATTTCCAAAAAGAACAAGCAGCTAGCCCTTCCTAATATCGACCAAGAACTTTTTGCAGCATACTTAGAGAAGCTTTCGGAGTTAGAAGAGCTAAATGGAAGAAAATTTCATGATATCATGAAAATGTCATTGGATGCTCCAGAGATTATTAACTATGAAAATGATCAACTTAGTGAAGAAGATCAACTTTTGATCATTGATACACTAAAAGGTGCATTAGAGAAATGCAACGAATTCAGGGAAGCAGAAGGCAAAACAGTTAGCGATATTTTGGCTGGCTACATCAATACCATTTCCGAAAAATTAGAAAAAGCAAAAGATATTGAGCCTAAAAGAATGGAGAAAATCCGCACACGACTGCAGAACAATATTAAAGAATTAACGCTATCTGTGGATTATGATCAAGAAAGACTAGAACAAGAATTAATTTACTATTCTGAAAAATTGGATGTAAATGAAGAAATTGAACGCTTATCCATTCACCTGAAATATTTCTTGGAAACGCTTAAAAGCAATGCAGAATCCCATGGTAAGAAATTGGGCTTTATCAGTCAAGAAATTGGAAGGGAAATCAACACTTTGGGCTCAAAAGCAAATGATTCTGATTTGCAAGAGCAGGTAATTCAAATGAAAGAAGAACTGGAAAAAATTAAAGAGCAGAGTTTGAATGTTCTTTAA